CAGGAGCTCGTCTTCCGGCGTCGCCGCCCGTCTCGAGCGAATGAACAAGACCTCGACGCCGGCGCGCGCGAACTCTTCGATAAGAAGGATTTGATGCGCATAGCGCCGGCTCAGCCGATCGGGAGCATAGACGAGCACGGCTTGGATCCGTCCTTCTGCGGCGAGATCGCGCAGTCGTTCAAGCCCAGGGCGCAACAAGCTCGCGCCGCTATAGCCGTCGTCTTCGATCACCCATTCCGCCGGCACGTCGCAATCCTGCTCGCGCGCGAAAGCGATCAGCGCGCTCGTCTGACTGGCGATCGTGTTCTCCTCCTTCTGTTTGTCCGACGACACTCTGGCGTAAATCGCGGCGGTTTTCATCTTCGCCTCCCGTCACATCGGCGCCGGCGCGCGCGAAGCGCACCTGATCTGGAACGAGAATTTCGTAAACCTGTTCAAGTTTGACGGCGACGAGGCGATCGAACGCAAATTCGAGTCGAACGTCGCGCTTTTTTCGCCGCTCAGCCATCTTCGCGGACAGACGCGAGATAAGCGGCCACCGCTCGGCGCATCACCTCGCTTGCCGAAAGCCTGGAAGCCGCCGCATGCGCCTGGAGTTTTTGGGCGAGATCGGCCGGCATCTTCAGGGAGAGCGTCACAGACGGCTGCGGCGCGGAAAGGAGCGGCTCCTTCCTTTTGGCCACTTCGAGATAGCGATAGGCTTGCCGCAGCGACAAGCCGCTTTCGCGCGACAGCGCCAAGGCCGCCTCCGCCATGCCGATCTTCTTCGCGAGCAAGCGTCGCGCCGCCCTCAGCCGCTCGGCTTTCTGCGCTTGCGTCGATCGAATCATATGACATAATGGTATTATCTTTTGCGTCTCAAATCAACAACGGCTCCATCGCGCCAGCCGGTGATGACGCGTTCAAAGCGGAAGTTATCTTTTGCGTTCAGGGAGCCCTCACGCCCCCTTGCGGGGTTCCGCGAGTCCGCTCAACAAGCTTCCCGTCCTTTTCAATTGGCGCCGTCAGCCACCTTTCGATGTAGAGCAGCGCCCATTTGCATTGCACGTGTCTCCGGACCGCCTTCAGCAGAAGATCATGCGGAAGATTGTCAAACAGTCCTTTGATGTCGAACTCTAGAACCCAATCATATTTCCAGCACCGCTGACGCGTGACGCCCACGGCGTCCAGAGCGGATTTTCCCGGTCTGTAGCCGTAAGAGTCCGGCAGGAAGATGGATTCCAGTTCCGGCTCAATCATCTGTTTAACCACCATCTGCGCGATCCGATCGCTGATAGTGGGCACACCTAAAATCCTTTCGCCGCCCGTCTTCTTTGGAATGGAGACGGCGCGCACCGGAGGTGGAAAGTAGGTCCCTGACGACATCCGATTCCAGATCTTGTAGAGATTCCCTGCCAGATCTGTCTCGAACATCTCGAAGGTCTGTCCGTCCACTCCGGCCGCACCGCGATTGGATTTGACCGCCTTGTAGGCTTCGTACACTCGCCGCTTCTCAATCGAGAACGACTTGTTTGTCGCACCGTTCGAAGTCATCCTGTTTCCAGTTGGTTCAAGAGTACGACTACCTGACCCGATCCCTTTGCTCCGACCCCATTACAGGGCCCTCGACGCTCCTACGGATCGGTCCGCCCCAGTCTCTTGCATCGGTACTCTCGCCTCACGGCTGGCGCCGCTTGCGCTTCTCCCTTGGCATCAAGAGCCTGGTTCCTGCAGTTCCACGCGAAAGCCTGTGTCCGACTCACGCCCCCTCTACGCCGGTCGCCGCCCGCCCAGTCGTCAGGCATCTGGCGGACTTGTCCCAGGATGACGAGACGGTCCTGGTTTTGACGACACTTGGATTCATAACGACGTGTCTTCGGAGGGTTCACTTTCGTTCGTCTTTCGGGCACTCACCTGCTCGGTTTATTCCGGACTTCTGATCCGACGCTCACCACCACGGCTCTTTACCGCAGCGGCTCGGATTGGTTTGAGACCC
This genomic interval from Bradyrhizobium sp. CB82 contains the following:
- a CDS encoding ribbon-helix-helix protein, CopG family; the encoded protein is MALSRESGLSLRQAYRYLEVAKRKEPLLSAPQPSVTLSLKMPADLAQKLQAHAAASRLSASEVMRRAVAAYLASVREDG